Proteins encoded together in one Pseudoroseomonas cervicalis window:
- the glmS gene encoding glutamine--fructose-6-phosphate transaminase (isomerizing) produces the protein MCGIVGVVGREDAAPRLLEALRRLEYRGYDSAGIATLVDGHIERRRAEGKLGNLASVLESQPLPGITGIGHTRWATHGKPTERNAHPHATARVAVVHNGIIENFSELRTELEAEGVAFETETDTEIVAKLIDHLLEGGATPEQAVSATLKKIHGAFGLAMVFAGHPRKLIAARQGSPLAIGFGEGEMFVGSDALALSPMTRRIAYLEEGDWAVLDEHSAQFFDAEDRPVERPIKLTALSGAAVGKGNYRHFMEKELHEHPVVLGDTLRQYIDPASRAVALPALPFDPAVVPRISFSACGSAYLAAQVGRYWIEQLSRIPADSDIASELRYRDPPLPEGGAAILVSQSGETADTLAALRLLKQRGQRVLSVVNVPESTMDRESHGTLLTVAGPEIGVASTKAFTAQLAVLASLAIGFGRARGSLSAAEEARLTAALLEVPSHAAALLEDGLEIQAMAREVAQARDVLFLGRGSLYPIALEGALKLKELSYIHAEGYAAGEMKHGPIALIDPAVPVIALCPSGPLFEKTASNLQEAAARGGRIMAFTDAAGAPALRRFAEQVVVLPSVDPFVAPILHTIPVQLLAYHAAVLRGTDVDQPRNLAKAVTVE, from the coding sequence ATGTGCGGCATTGTTGGCGTTGTCGGGCGCGAGGACGCCGCCCCCCGCCTGCTGGAGGCGCTGCGGCGCCTGGAATATCGCGGCTATGACAGCGCCGGCATCGCCACGCTGGTGGATGGCCATATCGAGCGCCGCCGCGCCGAGGGCAAGCTCGGCAACCTGGCCAGCGTGCTGGAGAGCCAGCCGCTGCCCGGCATCACCGGCATCGGCCATACGCGCTGGGCGACGCATGGCAAGCCCACCGAGCGCAACGCGCATCCGCATGCGACGGCCCGCGTCGCCGTCGTCCATAACGGCATCATCGAGAACTTTTCCGAGTTGCGGACGGAGCTGGAGGCCGAGGGTGTCGCCTTCGAGACGGAGACCGACACCGAGATCGTCGCCAAGCTGATCGACCATCTGCTGGAAGGCGGCGCGACGCCGGAGCAGGCGGTCTCCGCGACCCTGAAAAAAATCCATGGCGCCTTCGGCCTGGCGATGGTCTTCGCCGGCCATCCGCGCAAGCTGATCGCCGCGCGGCAGGGCAGCCCGCTGGCCATCGGCTTCGGCGAGGGCGAGATGTTCGTGGGCTCCGACGCGCTGGCGCTGTCGCCGATGACGCGCCGCATCGCCTATCTCGAGGAAGGCGACTGGGCGGTGCTGGACGAGCACTCCGCCCAGTTCTTCGACGCCGAGGACCGGCCCGTCGAGCGGCCGATCAAGCTGACGGCGCTGTCCGGCGCCGCGGTCGGCAAGGGCAATTACCGGCACTTCATGGAGAAGGAGCTGCACGAGCACCCCGTCGTGCTCGGCGACACGCTGCGCCAGTATATCGACCCGGCGAGCCGCGCGGTGGCGCTGCCCGCGCTGCCCTTCGACCCGGCGGTTGTGCCGCGGATTTCCTTCAGCGCCTGCGGCTCGGCCTATCTGGCGGCGCAGGTCGGGCGCTACTGGATCGAGCAGCTCTCGCGCATCCCGGCCGATTCCGACATCGCCAGCGAGCTGCGCTACCGCGACCCGCCGCTGCCCGAGGGCGGTGCCGCCATCCTGGTCAGCCAGTCCGGCGAGACGGCGGACACGCTGGCGGCGCTGCGGCTGCTGAAGCAGCGCGGCCAGCGCGTGCTCTCGGTGGTCAATGTGCCGGAGAGCACCATGGACCGGGAGAGCCATGGCACGCTGCTGACGGTGGCCGGGCCCGAGATCGGCGTGGCCTCGACCAAGGCCTTCACCGCGCAGCTCGCCGTGCTGGCCAGCCTGGCGATCGGCTTCGGCCGGGCGCGCGGCAGCCTCTCGGCGGCCGAGGAGGCGAGGCTGACGGCGGCGCTGCTGGAAGTGCCCTCGCACGCCGCGGCGCTGCTGGAGGATGGGCTGGAGATCCAGGCCATGGCGCGGGAGGTGGCGCAGGCGCGGGACGTGCTGTTCCTCGGCCGTGGCAGCCTCTACCCGATCGCGCTGGAGGGCGCGCTGAAGCTGAAGGAGCTGAGCTACATCCATGCCGAGGGCTATGCCGCCGGCGAGATGAAGCACGGCCCGATCGCGCTGATCGACCCGGCGGTGCCGGTGATCGCGCTCTGCCCCTCCGGCCCGCTTTTCGAGAAGACGGCGTCGAATCTGCAGGAGGCGGCGGCGCGCGGCGGGCGGATCATGGCCTTCACCGATGCGGCCGGCGCGCCGGCGCTGCGCCGCTTCGCCGAGCAGGTGGTGGTGCTGCCCAGCGTCGACCCCTTCGTGGCGCCGATCCTGCACACCATCCCGGTGCAGCTGCTGGCCTATCACGCGGCGGTGCTGCGCGGCACCGATGTGGACCAGCCGCGCAACCTGGCCAAGGCCGTCACGGTCGAATAG
- the glmU gene encoding bifunctional UDP-N-acetylglucosamine diphosphorylase/glucosamine-1-phosphate N-acetyltransferase GlmU has product MSAAAILLAAGLGTRMKSRLPKALHPLAGRPMLNHLIAACEGVFDRLVVVVGPDMPALEKAAAPHVTVVQAERLGTGHAALQAATLLGDFPGDVAVLYADNPLITPDTLKRLRAAREEAGLALLAMRPGDPAKYGRVLQDAAGDVTRIVEWADASEAERGIGLCNAGVLCAPAADLFRWLRGVRNDNRAGEYYLPDVVPLAVAEGQRVRAVEAPEAELRGINSRVELAAAEAEIQARLRREAMENGATLIQPESVVFSHDTWLGRDVVVGPNVVFAPGVTVEDGVEIRAFSHLEGCVVRQGAIIGPFARLRPGTDVGPRAHVGNFVELKNAVLGEGAKANHLSYLGDASIGAGSNIGAGTITCNYDGFGKFRTEIGAGVFVGSHSTLVAPIRLGDGSMTAAGSVLTKDVAADALAFARARAVEKPGGSAAFRAARRKETK; this is encoded by the coding sequence ATGTCCGCTGCTGCCATCCTGCTCGCCGCCGGTCTCGGCACCCGCATGAAGAGCCGCCTGCCCAAGGCGCTGCATCCGCTTGCCGGGCGACCGATGCTCAACCACCTGATCGCCGCCTGCGAGGGGGTGTTCGACCGCCTGGTGGTGGTGGTCGGCCCCGACATGCCGGCGCTGGAAAAGGCCGCCGCGCCGCATGTGACCGTGGTGCAGGCCGAGCGCCTGGGCACCGGCCATGCCGCGCTGCAGGCCGCCACGCTGCTCGGCGATTTCCCCGGCGATGTCGCCGTGCTCTATGCCGACAATCCGCTGATCACGCCCGACACGCTGAAGCGCCTGCGCGCCGCGCGGGAGGAGGCCGGGCTGGCCCTGCTGGCGATGCGCCCCGGCGACCCGGCCAAGTATGGCCGCGTGCTGCAGGATGCGGCGGGTGACGTCACCCGCATCGTCGAATGGGCCGATGCGTCGGAGGCCGAGCGCGGCATCGGGCTGTGCAATGCCGGCGTGCTCTGCGCCCCGGCGGCGGATCTGTTCCGCTGGCTGCGCGGCGTGCGCAACGACAACCGCGCCGGCGAATACTATCTGCCCGATGTCGTGCCGCTGGCGGTGGCCGAGGGCCAGCGCGTGCGCGCGGTGGAGGCGCCGGAGGCGGAGCTGCGCGGCATCAACAGCCGTGTCGAGCTGGCCGCCGCCGAGGCCGAGATCCAGGCCCGGCTGCGGCGCGAGGCGATGGAGAATGGCGCCACCCTGATCCAGCCGGAGAGCGTGGTGTTCAGCCATGACACGTGGCTCGGCCGCGACGTGGTGGTGGGGCCGAATGTGGTCTTCGCCCCTGGTGTCACGGTGGAGGATGGCGTCGAGATCCGCGCCTTCTCGCATCTCGAGGGCTGCGTGGTGCGGCAGGGCGCGATCATCGGCCCCTTCGCAAGGCTGCGCCCGGGGACCGATGTCGGCCCACGCGCCCATGTCGGCAATTTCGTCGAGCTGAAGAACGCCGTGCTGGGGGAGGGGGCGAAGGCCAACCATCTCAGCTATCTGGGCGATGCCAGCATCGGCGCCGGCAGCAATATCGGCGCCGGCACCATCACCTGCAATTACGACGGCTTCGGCAAGTTCCGCACCGAGATCGGGGCGGGGGTGTTCGTCGGCTCGCACAGCACGCTGGTGGCGCCGATCCGGCTGGGCGACGGGTCGATGACGGCGGCCGGATCGGTGCTGACCAAGGATGTGGCGGCGGATGCGCTGGCCTTCGCCCGCGCCCGCGCCGTGGAGAAGCCAGGGGGATCGGCCGCCTTCCGCGCCGCCCGCCGCAAGGAGACGAAGTAA
- the gph gene encoding phosphoglycolate phosphatase (PGP is an essential enzyme in the glycolate salvage pathway in higher organisms (photorespiration in plants). Phosphoglycolate results from the oxidase activity of RubisCO in the Calvin cycle when concentrations of carbon dioxide are low relative to oxygen. This enzyme is a member of the Haloacid Dehalogenase (HAD) superfamily of aspartate-nucleophile hydrolase enzymes (PF00702).): MQRTVIFDLDGTLVDSRPDIHAALNRLMAARGQPPFTLEEVTRFIGDGVAMLLQRGFAARGLAPDPTALPAFIADYEANAVVDTKLFPGMAETLDRLQARGWAMAICTNKPERAARLLLEALGLSGRFAALGGGDSFPVRKPDPAHVLATLQAAGGDAARAVMVGDHHNDIAAGRGAGLPVVYCGYGYGLPEMADGAPVVRAAGELPEMLEKILEK, encoded by the coding sequence ATGCAACGCACCGTGATCTTCGACCTGGACGGCACGCTGGTGGACAGCCGGCCGGACATCCACGCCGCCCTGAACCGCCTGATGGCGGCGCGCGGCCAGCCCCCCTTCACCCTGGAGGAGGTCACCCGCTTCATCGGCGACGGGGTGGCGATGCTGCTGCAGCGCGGCTTCGCCGCCCGCGGCCTGGCCCCGGACCCGACCGCCCTGCCCGCCTTCATTGCCGATTACGAGGCCAATGCGGTGGTGGACACAAAGCTCTTCCCCGGCATGGCCGAGACGCTGGACCGGCTGCAGGCCAGGGGCTGGGCCATGGCCATCTGCACCAACAAGCCGGAGCGCGCGGCGCGGCTGCTACTGGAGGCGCTGGGCCTGTCCGGGCGCTTCGCGGCGCTGGGCGGTGGCGACAGCTTCCCGGTGCGCAAGCCCGACCCGGCGCATGTGCTGGCCACCCTTCAGGCGGCCGGTGGCGATGCCGCCCGCGCCGTGATGGTGGGCGACCACCACAACGACATCGCCGCCGGGCGCGGCGCCGGGCTGCCCGTGGTGTATTGCGGCTATGGCTACGGCCTGCCGGAGATGGCGGATGGGGCGCCGGTGGTGCGGGCCGCCGGTGAATTGCCGGAGATGCTGGAGAAGATTCTAGAAAAATAA
- a CDS encoding DUF3108 domain-containing protein: protein MALPGQARAEPLRATYVVQAAGMQVMRVEVVFDLSAPDRYRIESSFRFTGMAGWFASGRQATRVDGVWNGGQARPVRYVGDGLWRGTPRQTVLEYPQGQPVARLMVPETDPDREPVPPALQQNTVDSLTALAQLTRNLAATGRCEGSAAVFDGRRRAEFRAVTEGRDRLAPWNQAWHGEAVRCGFQARQLAGFRHDDGAEAREPQQGTAWMAQPVPGGPVLPVRVEMPGRWLGRLTGYLVEIKPAWEQASAPAR, encoded by the coding sequence ATGGCGCTGCCAGGGCAAGCGCGGGCGGAGCCATTGCGCGCCACCTATGTGGTGCAGGCCGCCGGCATGCAGGTGATGCGGGTGGAGGTGGTGTTCGACCTCTCCGCCCCCGACCGCTACCGCATCGAGAGCAGTTTCCGCTTCACCGGCATGGCCGGCTGGTTCGCCAGCGGCCGGCAGGCCACGCGGGTGGATGGCGTGTGGAATGGCGGCCAGGCGCGGCCGGTGCGCTATGTGGGCGACGGGCTGTGGCGTGGCACGCCACGGCAGACGGTGCTGGAATATCCGCAGGGCCAGCCGGTGGCGCGGCTGATGGTGCCGGAGACCGATCCGGACCGCGAGCCGGTGCCGCCCGCCCTGCAGCAGAACACCGTGGATTCGCTGACCGCCCTGGCGCAGCTGACCCGCAACCTGGCCGCCACCGGCCGCTGCGAGGGCAGCGCCGCCGTGTTCGATGGCCGCCGCCGCGCCGAGTTCCGCGCCGTGACCGAGGGCCGCGACCGGCTGGCCCCCTGGAACCAGGCCTGGCATGGCGAGGCGGTGCGCTGCGGCTTCCAGGCGCGGCAGCTGGCAGGCTTCCGGCATGATGATGGCGCCGAGGCGCGCGAGCCGCAGCAGGGCACCGCCTGGATGGCGCAGCCCGTGCCGGGCGGGCCGGTGCTGCCGGTGCGGGTGGAGATGCCGGGGCGCTGGCTGGGGCGGCTCACGGGGTATCTCGTGGAGATCAAGCCGGCCTGGGAGCAGGCGAGCGCGCCAGCCAGATAA